In Crinalium epipsammum PCC 9333, the following are encoded in one genomic region:
- a CDS encoding Npt1/Npt2 family nucleotide transporter → MKMQTRTYFRGGWGQGFLRWVNLRPEESERTLLMFAFYTTTSIGLLWLETSATALFLKQYGAELLPVIYIASSGLGSGLGFFYSRLQKTLPLRSVLVAIAILMGVPLFLFRVGLQGNYVDGVIVLATVFLLRLWMDATTVLNDLNTSITANQLFNIREIKRTYPLISSGLLVADVISGFSLPLLLVLVSLQNIIILAGIMMLLGAGILFYLTRRYQQSFPDSPMRNLEDLQPEFKSRRVGGTLQRYVIPLFAFFILGQVLFLVVEFQYLSQLERNLDASAIAGFLGIFSGILGLFELATQWFLSSRLIERLGVFVAAMLLPICVVIIGVITFAATSFLPPSISILGLITLTRPFSLFIGVVCLKFIDELLRYTLIASTGAVLFQPLPESIRGSIQAMVRGIAETLSTGVTGIGILAIIGLCYWAFPNLPKVAQDQLQGNVFVGIIVLVALGWLVTAWLLRSSYVNLLVQSAEQGRLGFSDVDLRAFKRAVIEVLEQPGKEGDKRSCIQLLSQIDPQNTGEVLAPLLPRFTPSLQRQSLEVILEYPNPDYLKDIQALIAEQLSPEVLALALRYIWLAEPELDISTLKPYLRPEVDPTVRGTAAALMLRRGNTEDKAEATNTLRRMLTHKRERERVMGCRALGEADYLQALRVYVADLLQDESLRVRCALLEVIGSTRQEEYYPSLVRGLYYKSTREAASRALVKLGDEALPLLSELAEDSHKPDLVRFSALNAIATISTPAALTQLTSQLITSWGTTRRNLLRILLKMPGEIGIDAVLDRLGRSGVETFIEQELLLLGQIYAAQVDLEQINAETLSTKLEPDLRLQSYQEALLLLQRALLNLESDVIDRCFLLMKFLYPIGAIQAASFNLKSDSRSNVAVGLEILDNTLDLPTKQVLLGILDQHPSAEKLEILTEILPYKPMAPSDRLRRLLELRHFLSEWTLACCFHLARAAHWSLTTDQTLVCLRHPTGFVREAVLAYLKEASPRALLELLPVLKNDPDQIVAAQVQQMMVDLSN, encoded by the coding sequence ATGAAAATGCAAACACGCACTTATTTTAGGGGCGGTTGGGGGCAGGGGTTTTTACGGTGGGTAAATCTGCGTCCAGAAGAAAGTGAACGAACTTTATTAATGTTCGCTTTTTATACGACAACATCAATAGGGCTACTGTGGTTAGAAACTAGCGCGACAGCTTTGTTTTTGAAACAGTACGGCGCTGAGTTGTTGCCTGTAATATATATTGCTAGCTCAGGTTTAGGATCAGGGTTAGGTTTTTTCTATTCCAGGTTACAAAAAACTCTACCACTGCGATCTGTATTAGTGGCGATCGCTATATTAATGGGAGTGCCGCTATTTTTATTTCGGGTAGGTTTACAAGGCAATTATGTAGACGGTGTGATTGTTTTGGCAACAGTTTTTCTGTTACGCCTATGGATGGATGCGACCACTGTTCTTAATGATCTTAACACCTCAATTACAGCTAATCAATTATTTAATATTCGTGAGATTAAGCGCACTTATCCATTAATTAGTAGTGGTTTGTTAGTAGCAGATGTAATTAGTGGTTTTTCATTACCTTTGCTACTGGTATTAGTATCACTCCAAAACATCATTATTTTGGCGGGCATTATGATGTTACTGGGGGCTGGTATTTTATTTTATTTAACAAGGCGTTACCAGCAGTCTTTTCCTGATTCCCCAATGCGGAATCTAGAAGATTTACAGCCAGAATTCAAATCACGACGGGTAGGTGGCACATTACAGCGTTATGTAATTCCGCTATTTGCTTTCTTTATTTTGGGTCAGGTTTTATTTCTGGTAGTGGAATTTCAATATCTTAGCCAACTGGAACGAAACTTAGATGCTAGTGCGATCGCAGGTTTTTTGGGCATATTTAGCGGAATTTTAGGACTGTTTGAACTAGCGACTCAGTGGTTTCTTTCTAGCCGACTAATTGAGCGGCTAGGAGTATTTGTGGCTGCAATGTTATTACCTATCTGCGTGGTAATTATCGGGGTGATCACATTTGCAGCAACAAGTTTTTTACCACCCTCAATCAGCATCTTGGGTTTAATTACCCTTACCCGTCCATTTAGCTTATTTATTGGCGTAGTCTGTCTTAAATTTATCGACGAATTGTTGCGTTATACCCTGATAGCAAGCACAGGAGCAGTATTATTTCAGCCATTGCCAGAAAGCATTCGCGGTTCAATCCAAGCGATGGTACGTGGCATTGCCGAGACACTCTCCACTGGCGTTACAGGGATCGGTATTTTAGCCATTATTGGGCTATGTTACTGGGCGTTTCCCAATTTACCAAAAGTTGCCCAAGATCAACTACAAGGCAATGTGTTTGTAGGCATCATCGTATTAGTTGCTTTAGGGTGGCTGGTAACTGCTTGGTTATTACGTTCAAGCTATGTGAACTTGCTGGTTCAGAGTGCTGAACAAGGGCGCTTGGGGTTTTCTGATGTTGATCTGCGAGCTTTTAAACGTGCTGTGATCGAAGTTTTAGAGCAACCAGGTAAAGAGGGAGATAAACGCTCTTGTATTCAACTTTTATCTCAGATTGATCCCCAAAACACAGGTGAAGTTTTAGCTCCTTTATTACCGAGATTTACACCGAGTTTGCAACGTCAGAGTTTGGAAGTGATCCTAGAATACCCTAACCCTGATTATTTAAAGGATATCCAAGCTTTAATTGCCGAGCAACTATCACCAGAGGTGCTGGCTCTAGCATTGCGATATATCTGGTTAGCGGAACCAGAATTGGATATTAGTACTTTAAAACCTTATTTGCGACCAGAAGTAGATCCAACTGTGCGGGGAACAGCCGCCGCCCTGATGTTGCGTCGAGGAAATACCGAAGACAAGGCTGAAGCTACCAATACCTTACGGCGGATGCTGACGCATAAACGAGAACGAGAACGGGTGATGGGTTGTCGCGCTTTAGGAGAGGCTGATTATTTGCAGGCGCTACGAGTTTATGTAGCTGATTTATTGCAGGATGAATCTTTGCGAGTGCGTTGCGCTTTACTGGAGGTAATTGGTTCGACGCGCCAAGAAGAATACTATCCTTCCCTGGTGCGAGGGTTGTACTACAAATCTACCCGCGAGGCTGCAAGTCGTGCTTTGGTAAAACTGGGAGATGAGGCGCTTCCTTTGCTGAGTGAATTAGCAGAAGACAGCCATAAACCAGATTTAGTGAGATTTTCAGCTTTAAATGCGATCGCTACTATTAGTACACCAGCAGCACTGACTCAACTAACCTCTCAGTTGATCACCAGTTGGGGAACAACCCGCCGTAATCTGTTGCGTATCCTCTTAAAAATGCCTGGTGAAATTGGCATTGACGCTGTACTAGATAGATTAGGGCGCAGTGGAGTGGAAACTTTTATTGAGCAAGAACTACTGTTATTGGGTCAGATTTATGCGGCACAGGTGGATTTAGAGCAAATAAACGCAGAAACACTTTCAACTAAGTTAGAGCCAGATTTGAGGCTGCAATCTTATCAAGAAGCACTCTTACTGCTGCAACGGGCGCTCTTAAATTTGGAATCGGATGTGATAGATCGTTGCTTTTTGCTAATGAAGTTTCTTTACCCGATTGGTGCAATCCAAGCAGCTTCATTTAATCTTAAGTCTGATTCTCGCTCTAATGTAGCTGTAGGGTTAGAAATTTTGGATAATACTCTCGATTTGCCAACAAAACAAGTTTTGTTGGGTATTTTAGATCAACATCCATCAGCAGAAAAACTGGAGATTTTAACGGAAATTTTGCCTTATAAACCAATGGCTCCGAGCGATCGCCTGCGTCGATTGTTGGAGTTACGCCATTTTCTGTCAGAATGGACGCTGGCTTGTTGTTTCCATTTGGCACGCGCCGCTCACTGGAGTCTCACCACAGATCAGACACTTGTCTGTCTACGTCATCCCACTGGGTTTGTGCGCGAAGCTGTGTTGGCTTATTTGAAGGAAGCTTCACCCCGCGCTCTCTTAGAATTATTGCCAGTGTTAAAAAATGATCCAGATCAAATCGTAGCAGCGCAAGTTCAGCAGATGATGGTAGATCTTAGTAATTAA
- a CDS encoding RNA-guided endonuclease InsQ/TnpB family protein, with protein sequence MLTCNYQFKLKPNKRQVFEIERYLDACRKVGNFALAERKDWSNSRKNNVDRCSLEKEYIIPADAPYPCYKLQSASLTLARKDNPDLSSVNAQVLQQVLRQLDRAFVEMKSLNKGFPRFKNKYRMRSFVFPQFKTNPITNNYIKLPGIGLVKMRLSRPIPQGFILKQARVIRKASGYFVNMSLESDVNIPTPFPHGNPLGIDIGLNYFVATSNNELIKRPRFFNKLHRKLKLLQRRLKNKQLGSNNRHKLNQKIAKIHQTVSDTRKDFHYKVAHRLCDDNGMIFVEDIDLRAWSRNMLCKHNLDASFGQFFEILSYVCWKRDVYFAKVNKNYTSQICPNCEVHKGKKQLSERTHTCPECGFSCNRDFAASLVIRSRGLNAVGQPVFQNACGDGLSGLGSNLRLDKNL encoded by the coding sequence ATGCTGACTTGTAATTATCAGTTCAAGTTAAAACCAAACAAACGGCAAGTTTTCGAGATAGAGCGTTACCTCGATGCTTGCCGTAAAGTTGGGAATTTTGCCTTGGCTGAACGTAAAGATTGGTCTAATTCGCGTAAAAACAACGTGGATAGATGCTCGTTGGAAAAAGAGTACATTATCCCTGCTGACGCGCCTTACCCTTGCTACAAATTGCAGTCAGCATCTTTGACATTAGCTAGGAAGGACAATCCTGATTTAAGCTCTGTTAATGCCCAAGTACTTCAACAGGTGTTACGGCAATTAGATCGAGCATTTGTTGAGATGAAATCTTTGAACAAAGGTTTCCCCAGATTCAAGAATAAATACAGGATGCGGTCTTTTGTCTTTCCTCAGTTCAAGACTAATCCAATTACCAATAATTATATAAAACTCCCTGGTATTGGACTGGTGAAGATGAGGCTATCAAGACCAATTCCGCAAGGTTTTATTCTTAAACAGGCAAGAGTAATCAGAAAAGCTTCTGGTTACTTTGTTAATATGAGCCTTGAGTCGGATGTTAATATACCTACACCTTTCCCTCACGGTAATCCGCTTGGAATAGACATTGGGCTTAATTACTTTGTTGCTACTTCAAATAATGAGTTGATTAAAAGACCTAGATTTTTCAATAAACTTCACCGTAAGCTGAAATTGCTACAGAGAAGGCTGAAAAATAAGCAACTGGGTTCTAATAATCGCCATAAATTAAATCAAAAAATAGCTAAAATACATCAAACTGTATCGGATACGAGAAAGGACTTTCACTATAAAGTAGCGCATCGCTTGTGTGACGACAATGGAATGATATTTGTAGAAGATATTGACTTGAGGGCGTGGTCTAGAAATATGCTTTGCAAGCATAATTTAGATGCAAGTTTTGGTCAATTCTTTGAGATATTATCTTATGTTTGTTGGAAACGAGATGTGTATTTTGCCAAAGTTAACAAGAACTACACTTCTCAGATATGTCCCAACTGTGAAGTTCATAAAGGTAAGAAACAATTAAGTGAAAGGACTCATACCTGTCCTGAATGCGGTTTTAGCTGCAATAGAGATTTTGCAGCTAGTTTAGTCATTAGATCTAGAGGATTAAATGCGGTCGGGCAGCCCGTATTCCAAAATGCTTGCGGAGATGGTCTGTCGGGGCTTGGGAGTAATCTCAGGCTAGACAAGAATCTGTGA
- a CDS encoding flavin reductase family protein — MLDEQAKKTILRKIPHGLYICGVKDGEDVNGFTASWVMQASFQPPLVVNCVKQDSRSHAMIKASGVFAMSFLEAGQKELAQKFFKPQRRVGNKFEDVEFYIGQETGCPIISDSLGYVECKVVGSVEHGDHTVYVGEVLSAGVHREGEPLLLESTGWQYGG; from the coding sequence TTGCTAGACGAACAAGCCAAAAAGACAATTCTGCGTAAGATTCCACACGGACTCTATATCTGTGGTGTCAAGGATGGAGAGGATGTCAACGGCTTCACTGCAAGTTGGGTAATGCAGGCATCCTTTCAACCACCGTTAGTTGTTAATTGTGTGAAGCAAGATTCTAGATCACACGCAATGATCAAAGCTAGCGGTGTATTTGCTATGAGCTTTTTAGAAGCAGGGCAAAAAGAATTAGCGCAAAAATTCTTCAAACCTCAACGCCGTGTTGGTAATAAGTTTGAAGATGTGGAATTTTATATAGGACAAGAAACTGGTTGCCCAATCATCTCCGACTCTCTTGGTTATGTAGAATGCAAGGTTGTCGGTAGTGTAGAGCATGGCGATCACACTGTTTATGTTGGTGAAGTCCTCAGCGCTGGTGTTCACCGTGAGGGTGAGCCACTATTACTAGAAAGTACTGGGTGGCAATATGGCGGGTAA
- a CDS encoding Crp/Fnr family transcriptional regulator, translating into MLSSVERLLFIRAVPIFQELRDDFLVRLASVMDELSFPTQHTIFTQGQEGRSLYIVVSGKVRVHIGDRDLAQLEQGACFGEMSLFDAEPRSASVSTIEPCDCLMLTQLQLYDAIDETPGIAVNIIRLLSRRIRELNQKSNALEAKIQEQDLSTSGSN; encoded by the coding sequence ATGTTAAGCAGTGTTGAGCGGCTATTATTTATCAGGGCTGTCCCGATTTTTCAAGAACTTCGGGATGATTTTTTAGTCAGGCTGGCTTCTGTAATGGATGAGCTATCTTTTCCAACCCAGCACACAATTTTTACACAAGGGCAGGAAGGGCGATCGCTTTATATTGTGGTGTCAGGTAAGGTGCGGGTACATATAGGCGATCGCGATCTCGCACAACTGGAACAAGGTGCGTGTTTTGGTGAGATGTCTTTGTTTGATGCAGAACCGCGATCGGCTTCTGTGAGTACTATCGAACCATGTGACTGTCTCATGCTGACACAGTTGCAACTCTACGACGCAATTGATGAAACCCCAGGAATTGCGGTCAATATCATCCGTTTGCTCTCTCGTCGCATTCGGGAATTGAACCAAAAGAGCAATGCCCTAGAAGCAAAAATTCAAGAGCAAGATTTAAGTACAAGTGGTAGTAATTAG
- a CDS encoding PAS domain S-box protein, with amino-acid sequence MKETFGTENKNPLQSSSNRPDIEHNAGKLRVDMHYYETVDHLQPTVYKIVLVEDNPEDAHLVREMLIDVGAEQFKVMHVKQLSEAFEHITSDDCDLVLLDLSLPDGQSLDTLLQMQVFAPTIPIMVLTNLSDEHLAVQAVRQGAQDYLVKDEMDGKWLVRGMRYAIERNRLRINLEARTQELQHRETNFYNMIATNVDGMIILDTQGVVRFINPAAQAMFGCVAEEILGEKFSYSLTPGKTRELCILRPNGDTPTVEVRVVETTWEGSTAYLASLRDITARKQAEERQQMQFAVTRILETAGTLNAAYEQILEAIAKALGWVLGQVWLVDPNFQKLRLHSSWHQLSLSATNFEDNSSKITFLSGEGLPGYVWQHNQPAWIADISHAKNFPRLSAAVTDGLQTALAFPICNATQVIGVIEFYSCDRRQPDENLLQIMTDIGRQIGQFIERKQAEAALIAQESFLRQVIDTSPNLIFVKDGQGKFTLANQAVANIYGTTIENLIGKTDADFNRKSQQVEQLIKSDLESMATLQKQIIFEEKITDFTGKTHWFQTIQKPLISPDSNICQMLGISADITERKTAEIVLKKINEQLKIRVDSRTSELKLTNYKLKQENIQRSRAESALRKSEERFRQLLEQAGDAFFLHDPEGKLITVNQRACDSLGYTREELLNLTLADVEINFLSHKIAEKWQEMAFGIPITLNGLHLRKDGTTFPVEVSLGKFELDGQPHILALARDITERQRAELEIRNALEKEKQLNEFKSNFITIASHEFRTPLTSILAAAEVLEHYGYKYTEEKKLSYLHRIQSSVNHMTELLNDVLILAKVEAGKIEFKPHKIDLYQFCRELTEEMAITDKNQHKIIFISNLNESLSTLEAPSFCMDEKLLRHILINLLSNAIKYSPAGSTVRFELDYQEEKAIFYVHDQGIGIPLENQNLLFQSFYRAKNVGNISGTGLGLAIVKNAIDLHGGSINVKSDLGVGTTFTVVLPSISP; translated from the coding sequence ATGAAAGAAACTTTCGGAACTGAAAACAAAAATCCCCTACAATCTTCTTCCAATCGCCCAGATATTGAGCATAATGCAGGCAAACTTAGAGTTGATATGCACTATTACGAAACTGTTGATCATCTCCAGCCGACAGTTTATAAAATCGTGCTAGTAGAGGATAACCCAGAGGATGCCCACTTAGTTAGAGAAATGCTGATAGATGTTGGTGCGGAACAGTTCAAGGTAATGCACGTTAAGCAACTAAGCGAAGCATTTGAACATATAACTTCAGATGATTGTGATCTAGTCTTGCTGGATTTATCTCTACCAGATGGACAAAGCTTAGATACGCTCTTACAAATGCAGGTTTTTGCCCCTACTATACCAATTATGGTGCTAACTAATCTTAGCGATGAACATCTGGCAGTGCAAGCTGTTAGACAAGGGGCGCAAGATTACCTAGTCAAAGATGAAATGGATGGCAAATGGTTAGTTCGTGGAATGCGCTATGCCATTGAACGCAACCGCCTACGCATAAACTTAGAAGCACGTACCCAAGAATTACAGCACCGTGAAACTAATTTCTACAACATGATCGCCACTAATGTTGATGGCATGATCATTCTAGATACTCAGGGAGTTGTACGTTTTATTAATCCCGCCGCGCAAGCTATGTTTGGCTGTGTAGCTGAAGAAATTTTGGGAGAAAAATTTAGTTATTCACTAACACCAGGGAAAACCAGAGAACTGTGTATTCTTCGCCCCAACGGAGATACACCAACAGTAGAAGTGCGCGTAGTAGAAACAACTTGGGAAGGCTCAACTGCTTATCTTGCTTCTCTGCGAGATATTACGGCACGCAAGCAAGCTGAAGAACGCCAACAAATGCAATTTGCCGTCACTCGTATTTTAGAAACGGCGGGGACACTTAATGCTGCATACGAGCAGATTTTGGAAGCGATCGCCAAAGCATTAGGATGGGTTTTAGGGCAGGTATGGCTTGTAGATCCTAATTTTCAAAAGTTGCGCCTTCATAGTTCCTGGCATCAACTATCCCTGTCTGCAACTAATTTCGAGGATAACAGTAGTAAAATCACATTTTTATCTGGAGAAGGCTTACCAGGTTACGTCTGGCAACATAATCAACCTGCTTGGATTGCCGACATTTCTCATGCTAAAAACTTTCCTCGCCTTAGTGCGGCTGTTACCGATGGATTGCAAACAGCTTTGGCTTTTCCCATCTGTAATGCCACTCAAGTTATAGGTGTAATTGAATTTTACAGTTGCGATCGCCGTCAGCCAGATGAAAATTTACTCCAAATAATGACCGACATTGGTAGACAAATTGGTCAGTTTATCGAACGCAAGCAAGCTGAAGCCGCCCTAATAGCTCAAGAATCTTTTCTCCGTCAAGTAATTGATACCAGTCCGAATTTAATTTTTGTTAAAGACGGACAAGGAAAGTTTACCTTAGCAAATCAAGCAGTAGCAAATATTTATGGCACAACTATTGAAAATTTAATTGGCAAGACTGATGCCGATTTTAATCGCAAAAGCCAGCAAGTAGAACAACTTATTAAATCAGATCTAGAATCAATGGCAACATTGCAAAAACAGATTATTTTTGAAGAGAAAATTACTGATTTTACAGGTAAGACCCATTGGTTTCAAACTATTCAAAAACCTTTAATTTCCCCTGATAGTAACATCTGTCAAATGCTAGGTATATCGGCGGACATTACGGAACGCAAGACAGCAGAAATAGTCTTGAAAAAAATCAATGAACAATTAAAAATTCGCGTAGATTCACGAACTAGCGAACTCAAGTTAACTAACTACAAATTGAAGCAAGAAAATATACAACGAAGTCGCGCTGAGTCAGCTTTACGCAAAAGTGAAGAAAGATTTAGACAGCTACTTGAGCAAGCTGGAGACGCATTTTTCTTGCACGATCCAGAAGGAAAATTAATTACAGTTAACCAGCGTGCCTGCGATAGCCTTGGCTACACTCGCGAGGAACTATTAAATTTAACCCTTGCTGATGTTGAAATAAATTTTCTTTCACATAAAATAGCTGAAAAATGGCAGGAAATGGCTTTTGGTATTCCGATTACTCTTAATGGACTTCATCTACGCAAAGACGGAACAACCTTTCCAGTTGAAGTCAGTCTAGGTAAGTTTGAATTAGATGGACAGCCCCATATACTTGCTTTAGCGCGTGACATCACTGAACGTCAGCGAGCCGAGTTAGAAATAAGAAATGCTTTAGAAAAAGAAAAGCAATTGAACGAATTTAAATCTAACTTTATTACTATAGCTTCCCATGAATTTCGCACACCACTTACCAGCATATTAGCTGCGGCTGAAGTGCTGGAGCATTATGGATATAAATATACCGAAGAGAAAAAGCTTTCCTATTTGCATCGTATTCAATCTAGTGTCAATCACATGACAGAGCTATTGAATGATGTGCTGATTCTTGCTAAAGTAGAAGCTGGAAAAATAGAATTTAAACCACACAAAATTGATTTATACCAATTCTGCCGAGAACTTACTGAAGAAATGGCAATTACGGATAAAAATCAGCACAAAATTATATTTATTAGTAACCTAAATGAATCTTTGTCAACTCTAGAAGCTCCCTCATTTTGCATGGATGAAAAATTATTACGCCACATTTTGATTAATTTATTGTCAAACGCCATTAAGTATTCTCCCGCAGGAAGTACAGTTCGTTTTGAACTTGATTACCAGGAAGAAAAAGCTATTTTTTATGTTCACGATCAAGGAATTGGAATTCCTTTGGAAAATCAAAATCTTTTATTTCAATCATTTTATCGAGCTAAAAATGTCGGCAATATATCTGGGACTGGCTTGGGGTTAGCAATTGTTAAAAATGCTATAGATTTACATGGTGGCAGTATTAATGTCAAAAGTGATTTAGGAGTAGGCACAACATTTACAGTTGTTTTGCCCTCGATCTCTCCGTAA
- a CDS encoding hybrid sensor histidine kinase/response regulator gives MKKILVIEDEQSVREIILDILDAEGFDPIGAENGRIGVQTATEHLPDLIICDIMMPELDGRDVLLELRQQPATSTIPFVFLSAKADRTDLRQGMELGADDYLTKPFTRSEILQTIQTRLEKKAAIEKESQKKLEELRNRISLSLPTELRSPLNKIISLSEVFIHEHGLLEPLEVLEKGEQINQYARQLYRVVQNFLIVAKLEVLATNSELIKSLRNHQLSDPRAVISDVATYKAQEVAREVDLKLDLQDANVQISELKLKKIIEELVDNAFKFSVERSPVKIMSSYENNSYIINFVDQGRGMTAEEIANVGAYMQFGDVSEQNGSGLGLTIAKRLVELHGGDLTIESIPGKQTNVRVVLPCV, from the coding sequence ATGAAAAAGATATTAGTAATTGAAGACGAGCAATCTGTTAGAGAAATTATTCTAGACATCCTTGATGCTGAAGGTTTTGATCCCATAGGTGCCGAGAACGGTCGTATTGGTGTGCAGACTGCTACAGAACATTTACCCGATTTAATTATTTGTGACATCATGATGCCTGAACTTGATGGGCGTGATGTGTTGTTGGAGTTGCGGCAACAACCAGCAACTAGCACAATTCCGTTTGTTTTTCTGTCAGCAAAAGCTGATAGGACTGATCTACGTCAAGGTATGGAACTAGGCGCAGATGACTATCTTACTAAACCATTTACCCGCTCTGAAATATTACAAACAATTCAGACGCGCTTAGAGAAAAAAGCGGCGATTGAAAAAGAGTCGCAGAAAAAGTTAGAGGAGTTGCGTAATCGTATTTCGCTGTCACTCCCTACAGAGTTACGCAGCCCCTTAAACAAAATTATTAGTTTATCAGAAGTATTTATTCACGAACATGGTTTGCTAGAACCACTAGAAGTTTTGGAAAAGGGAGAGCAGATTAATCAGTATGCTAGACAATTGTATAGAGTGGTTCAAAATTTCTTGATCGTAGCTAAATTAGAAGTATTAGCTACAAATTCTGAGTTGATTAAGTCACTTCGCAATCATCAACTGAGTGATCCACGAGCGGTGATTTCAGATGTGGCTACATATAAAGCTCAAGAAGTAGCTAGAGAAGTAGATTTAAAGTTAGATCTACAAGATGCTAATGTGCAAATTTCCGAATTAAAACTCAAGAAAATTATCGAAGAGTTAGTTGATAATGCTTTTAAATTCTCTGTTGAAAGAAGCCCTGTGAAAATTATGAGTAGCTATGAAAATAATAGCTATATTATCAATTTTGTGGATCAGGGGCGGGGCATGACTGCTGAAGAAATTGCTAATGTGGGTGCTTATATGCAATTTGGCGATGTTTCTGAGCAAAATGGCTCTGGTTTAGGGCTAACTATCGCCAAACGTTTAGTAGAATTACATGGCGGAGATTTGACTATCGAAAGTATACCTGGAAAACAAACTAATGTTCGTGTTGTTCTACCATGTGTCTGA
- a CDS encoding alpha/beta fold hydrolase: MTKIKPWHEQVGSQRDWVWRGWQTRYTYIRASQLNAKTTPVLLLHGFGASIGHWRQNMVSLSQNHNVYALDMLGFGASRKAQVNYKIDLWVEQVYDFWRTFIQQPIVLIGNSIGSLVCLAAAAAHPEMVKSVVMIGLPDMSAREEAIPKFMRPAVAAIEGLFASPLLLKNVFYLVRRPGVVRKWAAIAYSNPAAISDELVDILTGPAQDRGAAAAFGAILKAMIGSDFAPSVKTLLPNLEIPLLLIWGNQDRMIPQSLSRRFVELNANLQLVNVDNAGHCVHDECPEQVNQILLDWLDVKYMESSKPTLLAKSNIVRAYEEIPLNPP, translated from the coding sequence GTGACAAAAATTAAACCTTGGCACGAGCAGGTGGGAAGTCAACGGGATTGGGTTTGGCGTGGTTGGCAAACTCGCTATACATATATCCGTGCATCCCAGTTAAATGCTAAAACCACACCAGTGCTGCTGTTACATGGATTTGGCGCATCAATTGGACACTGGCGACAAAATATGGTGTCACTAAGCCAAAATCACAATGTTTATGCGCTGGATATGTTGGGATTTGGTGCATCTCGCAAAGCGCAGGTAAACTATAAAATTGACCTTTGGGTAGAGCAAGTATACGACTTTTGGCGGACGTTTATTCAGCAACCAATAGTATTAATAGGGAATTCTATTGGCTCTTTGGTATGTTTGGCAGCAGCAGCAGCGCATCCAGAAATGGTGAAAAGTGTTGTGATGATTGGCTTGCCAGATATGTCAGCTAGAGAAGAAGCTATTCCTAAGTTTATGCGACCTGCTGTAGCTGCAATAGAAGGTTTGTTTGCTTCACCACTGCTGCTCAAAAATGTGTTTTACTTGGTACGCCGCCCTGGAGTTGTGCGAAAATGGGCTGCGATCGCCTATTCTAACCCAGCAGCAATTAGCGACGAACTCGTAGACATTCTTACAGGACCCGCCCAAGACAGAGGTGCGGCGGCGGCATTTGGTGCAATCCTCAAGGCAATGATTGGCTCAGACTTTGCGCCAAGCGTTAAGACCTTACTCCCCAACTTAGAAATTCCTCTGCTGTTGATTTGGGGAAATCAAGACCGGATGATTCCACAGAGTTTATCGCGTCGTTTTGTAGAGCTTAACGCCAACCTGCAACTGGTGAATGTAGATAATGCTGGTCACTGTGTACATGATGAATGCCCAGAGCAAGTTAATCAAATTCTACTCGACTGGCTTGATGTTAAGTATATGGAATCTAGCAAGCCTACACTACTTGCTAAAAGCAATATAGTCAGGGCTTACGAAGAGATCCCCCTAAATCCCCCTTAA
- the infC gene encoding translation initiation factor IF-3 — protein MPVIEKRRTRDLPQINERIRFPTIRVIDTAGEQLGILTPQEALRLAEEKDLDLVLVSDKADPPVCRIMDYGKYKFELEKKAREAKKKQHTADVKEVKMRYKIEEHDYQVRVNQAERFLKAGDKVKATITFRGREIQHSDLAEELLKRMATDLQEMAEVQQAPKKEGRNMMMLLSPKK, from the coding sequence ATACCTGTGATTGAAAAAAGACGCACTCGCGATCTACCCCAAATCAACGAAAGAATTCGGTTTCCCACAATTCGTGTCATAGATACGGCGGGTGAACAGCTAGGTATCCTAACGCCTCAAGAAGCTCTGCGCCTAGCTGAAGAAAAGGACTTGGATTTAGTCTTGGTAAGTGACAAGGCTGATCCCCCTGTATGCCGGATTATGGACTATGGCAAATATAAGTTTGAGCTAGAGAAAAAAGCTCGCGAAGCCAAGAAAAAGCAGCACACGGCTGATGTCAAAGAAGTCAAGATGCGCTACAAGATTGAAGAGCATGACTATCAAGTGCGTGTGAATCAAGCAGAGCGTTTTCTCAAAGCTGGAGATAAAGTCAAAGCTACTATTACCTTCCGAGGTCGGGAAATTCAGCATAGTGACTTAGCGGAAGAATTGCTAAAGCGCATGGCGACAGATTTGCAAGAAATGGCTGAAGTTCAGCAAGCGCCTAAAAAAGAAGGTCGCAATATGATGATGCTGCTGTCTCCTAAAAAATAG